Proteins from a single region of Leuconostoc gasicomitatum LMG 18811:
- a CDS encoding glycosyltransferase family 2 protein — protein MTEKTVTAAIVTYNRLELLKESLAAILAQTKYLSHVIIVNNMSTDGTTEYLDSLNDERIVVYHATENLGGAGGFNQAVRLFGEQLQDDFVWLMDDDTIPEPDALSHLVAFTLDHPEVGFVNSQVRWGSIDGNPSWMNVTAPRAFTWQRYLIDTEEPAVEVVNSTFVSVMFSREMVAMIGLPQKEYFIWGDDMEYTNRIADIKRGYMVMNSIAVHKSKENTKPGDIVAEVDDSRLWRYNFEYRNRILTARRISRKEMIKVFSVAILRDLRKTLLKKNVAFRAKKLGVITRGLWRGLFFNPTIEYAEGLRQQKIKSLRGAEMDLLD, from the coding sequence ATGACTGAAAAAACTGTTACAGCAGCGATTGTGACTTATAATCGCTTAGAATTATTAAAAGAATCATTGGCGGCTATCTTAGCGCAAACAAAATACCTGTCACATGTGATTATTGTTAATAATATGTCAACTGATGGCACAACAGAATACTTGGATAGTCTAAATGATGAACGTATCGTTGTTTACCATGCGACTGAGAATTTGGGCGGTGCTGGTGGTTTTAATCAAGCAGTCCGTCTATTTGGTGAACAATTACAAGATGACTTTGTCTGGTTAATGGATGATGATACCATTCCAGAACCAGATGCATTATCACATTTAGTGGCATTTACACTTGATCATCCTGAAGTCGGATTTGTCAATTCACAAGTTCGTTGGGGTAGCATTGATGGCAACCCATCTTGGATGAATGTCACTGCACCACGTGCGTTCACATGGCAGCGCTATTTAATTGATACAGAAGAACCAGCTGTTGAAGTTGTTAATTCAACATTTGTATCCGTAATGTTTTCACGAGAGATGGTTGCAATGATTGGTTTACCGCAGAAGGAATATTTTATCTGGGGTGACGATATGGAGTATACCAACCGCATTGCTGATATAAAACGTGGCTATATGGTTATGAATTCTATTGCTGTCCACAAATCTAAAGAGAATACAAAACCTGGTGATATTGTTGCCGAGGTAGATGACAGTAGATTGTGGCGTTATAATTTTGAATACCGTAATCGTATTTTGACAGCACGACGTATCTCAAGAAAAGAAATGATTAAAGTGTTTTCAGTGGCTATATTGCGTGATTTGCGCAAGACACTACTCAAAAAGAATGTTGCTTTCCGTGCGAAAAAACTGGGAGTTATTACACGTGGCCTATGGCGTGGCTTATTCTTCAACCCAACGATTGAGTATGCTGAAGGATTACGTCAGCAAAAAATCAAAAGTCTTAGAGGTGCAGAGATGGATTTATTAGATTAA
- a CDS encoding helix-turn-helix domain-containing protein, with protein sequence MNDIQKLADILNAAVILLNSNTHEANYLNAQPTDTSNHTINFLLANIQLLSNHQYQSLNSPWGHILTCQITNNLIICLSFNYSETSNELMTMHSLSNLKSISQIIYKLYNGKDAPDTDVIITKFSDKQLVKIENNQPFDATLFFNAETDIIKAIIYSHNEQLTSALEKLSYIKIIGERFANNNYIRGEKDTLISYIAVLNRAIIQWGYPVESAFRLHNDLVQEIELSSQFFDFFQVIREVTWHYFNVIKNYRVTNFLPLHERIRQYVKEHITESMTLDDIATRLNASKKLLNPAFKNEYGITITQFIRQVKIDAAKELLIASDLTLLDISNLLSFSTTTYFVKTFKEITGLTPKYFRQHFFDQHLHL encoded by the coding sequence ATGAACGATATTCAAAAATTGGCAGATATTTTAAATGCTGCTGTTATTTTACTCAATAGCAATACGCATGAAGCTAATTATTTAAATGCCCAACCTACTGATACAAGTAATCATACTATCAATTTCCTATTGGCTAATATTCAATTGTTATCCAATCATCAATATCAATCCTTAAACAGCCCTTGGGGACATATTTTAACCTGTCAAATTACGAATAATTTAATTATCTGCCTCTCTTTTAATTATAGTGAAACTAGTAATGAACTAATGACAATGCACTCGCTTTCAAATTTAAAATCCATTTCTCAAATTATATACAAATTATACAATGGCAAAGATGCACCTGATACAGACGTTATTATTACAAAATTCTCAGATAAACAACTCGTTAAAATTGAAAATAATCAACCATTTGACGCTACTCTTTTTTTTAACGCCGAAACTGATATTATTAAGGCAATTATTTATTCACATAACGAACAACTGACTTCTGCTTTAGAAAAATTATCTTATATTAAAATAATTGGTGAACGGTTTGCCAATAATAACTATATTAGAGGTGAAAAAGACACGCTCATTTCTTACATAGCAGTTTTAAACCGCGCTATTATCCAATGGGGTTATCCTGTAGAATCAGCATTTCGTTTACATAACGATCTTGTACAGGAAATAGAATTATCATCGCAATTTTTTGATTTTTTTCAAGTCATTAGAGAAGTTACTTGGCATTATTTTAATGTCATCAAAAATTATCGTGTAACCAATTTTTTACCACTTCACGAAAGAATTCGCCAATATGTTAAAGAACATATTACTGAAAGTATGACCCTTGACGATATCGCTACAAGGCTTAATGCATCAAAAAAACTATTAAATCCAGCATTTAAAAATGAATACGGTATAACCATTACACAATTTATAAGGCAAGTTAAAATAGATGCCGCCAAAGAACTTCTAATTGCGTCTGATCTCACATTACTTGACATTTCGAATTTGTTATCTTTTTCAACTACCACTTACTTTGTTAAAACATTTAAAGAAATCACAGGATTAACTCCTAAATATTTTCGTCAACATTTTTTTGATCAACATCTTCATTTATAG
- a CDS encoding KxYKxGKxW signal peptide domain-containing protein: MKKRVQKNYRETKLVTRFKMYKDGKNWVTSGVSKLLSWVKSTQDNELSLNSKKSKHTEGTIFKAVASISALIGGSAIVSQEAFADTDNTATEKNIDNVGTVVNKDQVVLPNQTVSNQDSVLNKTSTSENKSFSVSSSESVSTSELISDSESISTSESISDSESISTSESINNSESTSESASHTKVASASDSTSNSVPASTSEKTSDTQASAISESASNSESVSTTELVSSSESISSSSSSNRSATDTPATTRSHTTTYATEANSTGFAVNDPQYPNSMPRNSDNVNRYDFEWLTVYNGSTKVGDISISIDRNGSGQLYIQEISTNGTTKNLTLSQSTASISSLSFSGTTYYYDGIDGNYSLVIKRLSGTLKTNYVGFVADSSGNAYGTVTNFVPKNVNQNTTYVDEEGQVINNSDNVTQNGWTGQTYTTSSGHVINGYYSDDVNDNGNGTMSQFGKIGAKYEKNYHDGTSVIYTQLDSIGTMQADVYRNGVKSVTYTIPVGQTVQYVNGNTTYNIRNPYIQQTQDIQYQYKKLGNLIIKNEDGTIVNETQYVNDSTDAAKAYYPTNTVPDKPGYIITAKDSNGNTIDINTIRNGAMPNDLSIDTIVTYEKDPVSISASESISGSESVSTSESISGSESASTSESVSGSESISTSESTSGSESVSTSESISGSESVSTSESVSGSESVSTSESVSGSESVSTSESVSDSSSVSTSESISGSESASTSESVSGSESVSTSESTSGSESVSTSESASGSESVSTSESVSGSESVSTSESISDSSSASTSESVSGSESVSTSESVSGSESVSTSESVSDSSSVSTSESISGSESVSTSESTSGSESVSTSESISGSESVSTSESVSGSESESVSTSESISDSSSASTSESVSGSESVSTSESVSDSSSVSTSESVSDSSSVSTSESISGSESVSTSESISGSESVSTSESISGSESVSTSESISGSESVSTSESISGSESVSTSESTSGSESVSTSESTSGSESVSTSESISGSESVSTSESVSGSESVSTSESISGSESVSTSESISDSSSASTSESTSGSESVSTSESVSDSSSVSTSESVSGSESVSTSESISGSESVSTSESISGSESVSTSESISGSESVSTSESVSDSSSVSTSESISGSESASTSESVSGSESVSTSESTSGSESVSTSESASGSESVSTSESVSGSESVSTSESISGSESVSTSESESISGSESVSTSESTSGSESESVSTSESISDSSSASTSESVSGSESVSTSESVSDSSSVSTSESVSDSSSVSTSESISGSESVSTSESISGSESVSTSESVSGSESASTSESVSGSESVSTSESVSGSESVSTSESVSGSESVSTSESTSGSESASTSESVSGSESVSTSESMSTSDSTSESMSESLVQSSFKTQKVSKDSVLPSTGINSNNSNNISALLGLGVLSTAAIIKKSKKNKNTK, translated from the coding sequence ATGAAAAAAAGAGTTCAAAAAAATTATAGAGAAACGAAACTAGTGACTCGTTTTAAAATGTATAAAGATGGGAAAAATTGGGTTACTTCTGGTGTTTCAAAGTTATTAAGTTGGGTTAAATCAACTCAAGATAATGAACTATCATTAAATTCAAAAAAAAGCAAGCATACTGAAGGAACAATATTTAAAGCGGTAGCCTCGATTAGTGCCCTAATAGGTGGTTCAGCTATTGTTTCGCAAGAAGCTTTTGCGGATACTGATAATACGGCTACTGAAAAAAACATCGATAATGTTGGAACAGTTGTTAATAAGGATCAAGTTGTTTTACCAAACCAAACAGTATCTAATCAAGATTCTGTACTCAACAAAACAAGTACTAGTGAAAATAAATCATTCTCAGTCAGTAGTAGTGAATCAGTTTCAACATCAGAGTTAATTAGTGATAGTGAATCAATTTCAACATCAGAGTCGATTAGTGACAGTGAATCAATTTCAACATCAGAGTCGATTAATAATAGCGAATCAACATCAGAATCAGCAAGTCATACCAAGGTCGCATCGGCTTCTGACTCAACCAGTAATAGTGTACCAGCTTCAACTTCAGAAAAAACTAGCGATACTCAAGCTTCCGCAATTTCTGAATCTGCAAGTAATAGTGAATCAGTTTCGACAACAGAGTTGGTGAGTAGCAGTGAATCAATCTCGAGTTCAAGTTCGTCAAATAGGAGCGCAACAGACACGCCCGCTACCACTCGATCACATACCACAACATATGCAACAGAAGCAAATTCAACTGGTTTTGCTGTTAATGATCCGCAATATCCAAATAGTATGCCACGAAATTCTGATAATGTGAATAGATATGACTTTGAATGGTTGACAGTTTATAATGGTAGTACAAAAGTTGGTGATATTTCTATCTCAATTGACCGTAATGGATCTGGTCAATTATATATTCAAGAAATAAGTACAAACGGTACAACGAAAAACTTGACATTGAGTCAGAGTACAGCAAGCATTTCCTCCTTATCATTTTCAGGAACAACATATTATTATGACGGAATAGATGGAAACTATTCACTGGTTATAAAGAGATTAAGTGGAACTTTAAAAACAAATTATGTTGGATTTGTTGCAGACAGTTCTGGTAATGCTTACGGTACGGTCACTAATTTCGTGCCTAAGAATGTAAATCAAAATACAACTTATGTGGATGAAGAAGGGCAGGTTATTAACAATTCTGATAATGTTACCCAAAATGGGTGGACTGGCCAAACATACACAACATCCTCAGGACATGTAATTAATGGATACTATTCTGATGATGTCAATGATAATGGTAACGGAACAATGTCTCAGTTTGGAAAAATTGGTGCCAAATATGAAAAAAATTATCATGATGGTACGAGTGTTATTTATACACAATTAGATAGCATTGGAACAATGCAAGCTGATGTTTATAGGAATGGTGTTAAATCAGTAACCTACACTATTCCGGTTGGGCAGACTGTTCAATATGTTAATGGCAATACAACCTATAATATTAGAAATCCATATATTCAGCAAACACAAGATATACAATATCAGTATAAAAAGTTGGGAAATCTTATTATTAAGAATGAAGATGGAACAATTGTTAATGAAACTCAGTATGTAAATGACTCAACAGATGCGGCAAAAGCATATTATCCAACAAACACAGTTCCGGATAAGCCAGGTTATATAATTACGGCGAAGGATAGTAATGGAAATACCATTGATATTAATACCATTAGAAACGGTGCTATGCCGAATGACTTGTCTATTGACACAATAGTTACTTATGAAAAAGATCCTGTTTCCATAAGTGCAAGCGAATCAATCTCCGGATCAGAATCCGTAAGTACGAGTGAATCAATTTCTGGTTCAGAATCAGCAAGTACGAGTGAATCCGTTTCTGGATCAGAATCGATAAGTACGAGTGAATCAACTTCCGGTTCAGAATCAGTAAGTACAAGCGAATCAATTTCTGGTTCAGAATCCGTAAGTACAAGCGAATCCGTTTCTGGATCAGAATCCGTAAGTACAAGCGAATCCGTTTCTGGATCAGAATCAGTAAGTACGAGTGAATCAGTTTCTGATTCATCATCAGTAAGTACAAGCGAATCAATTTCTGGATCTGAATCAGCAAGTACGAGTGAATCAGTTTCTGGATCAGAATCAGTAAGTACGAGTGAATCAACTTCTGGATCAGAATCAGTAAGTACGAGTGAATCAGCTTCTGGATCAGAATCAGTAAGCACAAGCGAATCCGTTTCTGGATCAGAATCAGTAAGTACAAGCGAATCAATTTCTGATTCATCATCAGCAAGTACAAGTGAATCCGTTTCTGGATCAGAATCAGTAAGTACAAGTGAATCCGTTTCCGGATCAGAATCAGTAAGTACGAGTGAATCAGTTTCTGATTCATCATCAGTAAGTACAAGCGAATCAATTTCTGGTTCAGAATCAGTAAGTACGAGTGAATCAACTTCCGGATCAGAATCAGTAAGTACGAGTGAATCAATCTCCGGATCAGAATCAGTAAGTACAAGCGAATCCGTTTCCGGTTCAGAATCTGAATCGGTAAGTACAAGCGAATCAATTTCTGATTCATCATCAGCAAGTACGAGTGAATCCGTTTCTGGATCAGAATCAGTAAGTACAAGCGAATCCGTTTCAGATTCATCATCAGTAAGTACAAGCGAATCCGTTTCAGATTCATCATCAGTAAGTACGAGTGAATCAATCTCTGGATCAGAGTCCGTAAGTACGAGTGAATCAATTTCTGGATCAGAATCAGTAAGTACGAGTGAATCAATTTCTGGATCAGAATCCGTAAGTACGAGTGAATCAATCTCTGGATCAGAATCAGTAAGTACGAGTGAATCAATCTCTGGATCAGAATCCGTAAGTACAAGCGAATCAACTTCCGGATCAGAATCCGTAAGTACGAGTGAATCAACTTCCGGATCAGAATCAGTAAGTACAAGTGAGTCAATCTCCGGATCAGAATCAGTAAGTACGAGTGAATCCGTTTCTGGATCAGAATCAGTAAGTACGAGTGAATCAATCTCTGGATCAGAATCAGTAAGTACAAGCGAATCAATTTCTGATTCATCATCAGCAAGTACGAGTGAATCAACTTCTGGATCAGAATCAGTAAGTACGAGTGAATCAGTTTCTGATTCATCATCAGTAAGTACAAGTGAATCAGTTTCTGGATCAGAATCAGTAAGTACGAGTGAATCAATCTCCGGATCAGAGTCTGTAAGTACGAGTGAATCAATCTCCGGATCAGAGTCCGTAAGTACGAGTGAATCAATTTCTGGATCAGAATCAGTAAGTACAAGTGAATCAGTTTCTGATTCATCATCAGTAAGTACAAGCGAATCAATTTCTGGATCTGAATCAGCAAGTACGAGTGAATCAGTTTCTGGATCAGAATCAGTAAGTACGAGTGAATCAACTTCTGGATCAGAATCAGTAAGTACAAGCGAATCAGCTTCTGGATCAGAATCAGTAAGCACAAGCGAATCCGTTTCTGGATCAGAATCAGTAAGTACAAGTGAATCAATTTCTGGATCAGAATCAGTAAGTACGAGTGAATCTGAATCAATTTCTGGATCAGAATCAGTAAGTACGAGTGAATCAACTTCTGGATCAGAATCTGAATCGGTAAGTACAAGCGAATCAATTTCTGATTCATCATCAGCAAGTACGAGTGAATCCGTTTCTGGATCAGAATCAGTAAGTACAAGCGAATCCGTTTCAGATTCATCATCAGTAAGTACAAGCGAATCCGTTTCAGATTCATCATCAGTAAGTACGAGTGAATCAATCTCTGGATCAGAGTCCGTAAGTACGAGTGAATCAATTTCTGGATCTGAATCAGTAAGTACAAGTGAATCCGTTTCTGGATCTGAATCAGCAAGTACGAGTGAATCAGTTTCTGGATCGGAATCAGTAAGTACGAGTGAATCCGTTTCCGGATCGGAATCAGTAAGTACGAGTGAATCCGTTTCCGGTTCAGAATCAGTAAGTACAAGCGAATCAACCTCTGGATCAGAATCAGCAAGTACAAGTGAATCAGTCTCCGGATCAGAATCAGTAAGTACGAGTGAGTCAATGTCAACTTCAGATTCAACATCGGAATCAATGAGCGAATCATTAGTACAATCTAGCTTTAAAACTCAAAAAGTTTCGAAAGATTCTGTACTACCAAGCACAGGAATTAATTCAAATAATTCAAACAATATTAGCGCATTACTTGGTCTCGGTGTACTGTCAACCGCCGCAATCATTAAAAAATCTAAAAAAAATAAAAACACAAAGTAA
- the secY2 gene encoding accessory Sec system protein translocase subunit SecY2: MKGENINNIHLVLKKMLWTSLIVFIFLIGRNILIPGVDAKQLARFLNNQYLLQIVNGTTGGDLSRMSLFALGLGPWMSATILWRVLTLIKRFDLKKIPIERTFLFKIAIAIIIGFIQSIAIISNIDINPKISIFAQTQFGAMATISLIMVSGAVFLVWLSNMNEILGIGGPTVLILASMIINWPTNVSLYILENVRSSLDINSVILMLVIMISIVFLVLLTVVVQRAQRQIPIRRILVNNNFYQQSYLPIQINPAGGMPLMYSMTLLVLPQYILQAVHYWLPNNVLVENGLDNIAITKPLGVTAYIIILFALSIGFAFININPDQIAEDLQQNSDYIDNVEPGDATREYITEIVFRLSFVGALYMSLIAGFPLYFGIIDKQYTQYALTAGSIIILVNLVINIIDQMKALLTKNNYSALFFE; this comes from the coding sequence TTGAAGGGAGAAAATATAAATAATATTCATTTAGTGTTAAAAAAAATGCTATGGACGAGTTTGATTGTATTTATATTTTTAATTGGTAGAAATATACTCATTCCTGGTGTTGATGCTAAGCAATTAGCTAGATTTTTAAATAATCAGTACTTACTTCAAATCGTTAACGGTACAACAGGTGGAGATTTGAGTCGTATGTCACTTTTTGCTTTAGGTTTGGGCCCATGGATGTCAGCAACAATTTTATGGCGAGTGCTGACTTTGATAAAAAGATTTGATTTAAAAAAAATACCAATTGAACGTACCTTTCTTTTTAAAATAGCAATAGCAATAATTATTGGATTTATACAATCAATTGCGATAATTAGCAATATCGACATTAATCCGAAAATTAGTATTTTTGCACAGACACAATTTGGGGCTATGGCAACAATTAGTCTGATCATGGTCTCCGGGGCTGTTTTTTTAGTTTGGTTATCGAATATGAATGAAATATTAGGCATTGGGGGACCGACAGTATTAATTTTAGCGAGTATGATAATTAACTGGCCTACCAATGTTAGCTTGTATATTTTAGAAAATGTTCGTTCTAGTTTGGATATTAATTCGGTAATTTTAATGTTGGTCATTATGATAAGTATTGTATTTCTAGTACTCTTAACTGTTGTCGTTCAAAGAGCGCAAAGACAGATACCTATTAGAAGAATTTTGGTAAATAATAACTTCTATCAGCAATCTTATTTACCTATTCAAATTAATCCAGCTGGTGGTATGCCATTGATGTACAGTATGACTTTACTGGTTTTACCACAATATATACTACAAGCAGTACATTATTGGTTGCCAAATAATGTACTGGTTGAAAATGGATTAGACAATATAGCAATTACCAAGCCTCTGGGAGTCACAGCATACATAATAATTCTGTTTGCTTTATCAATTGGTTTTGCTTTTATTAATATCAACCCAGACCAAATTGCAGAAGACCTACAACAAAATAGTGACTATATTGATAATGTTGAACCAGGGGACGCAACTAGGGAATACATTACTGAAATTGTTTTTAGGTTATCATTTGTGGGTGCATTATACATGAGTTTAATTGCTGGATTTCCGTTGTATTTTGGTATCATTGATAAACAATATACGCAGTATGCGCTCACAGCAGGATCTATTATTATTCTGGTAAATTTAGTCATCAATATTATCGATCAAATGAAAGCGTTACTGACAAAAAACAATTATAGTGCGTTATTTTTTGAATAA
- the asp1 gene encoding accessory Sec system protein Asp1: MFYFVPYWYGESKATTFDDTVNQIRMFEAVHENSETIICEYSPQIRCFLHQQNLSLNKYWSVFDMIQNIEDVNNKIVDFNDLSWPIESEFVYTPFRVNVILAGKIFANISFGLESQLSSVSYFDDDQISKTLIFDDRGFLSSIIYFSAGKKTVQEYFDVSGIWQIRVTYLTESEKIVINPMSYHRFKKNTYHSLNDLIQEMINYHFANESDLKHATLIIAANEKYNQLLLNLSYRPSNLVLSFFKNRYEYKKNEQLLIDELSLADIVIADTIGQLEDIKEIVVAKNNSHLVNKLQHITPYDTRFQLGISQQYKELTILLNTQELSKEEIIFVLYTILSCMADNNLIALSITCSEENNAEKIDDYIKQVLVEYYHLDNNVILNDLQMDNTTDENKLGDRDNAGDTQQPVGVSLYKRISMHTFPTENDMIQAFENVRLIIDISHRPNIYTQIAGISAGIPQINLSASPYIINQQNGLIIQDLSELKKAIDYYLIGLSHWNTALVYAVQQMRQYTNGAIVRKWRHILGEENG, translated from the coding sequence ATGTTTTATTTTGTACCTTATTGGTATGGTGAAAGCAAAGCAACGACTTTTGATGACACTGTTAATCAAATCAGGATGTTTGAAGCTGTGCATGAAAATTCAGAGACTATCATCTGCGAATACTCACCTCAAATAAGGTGTTTTCTACATCAACAAAATCTATCATTAAACAAATATTGGTCAGTTTTTGATATGATACAAAATATAGAAGATGTTAACAACAAAATTGTGGATTTTAATGATTTGAGTTGGCCAATAGAATCAGAATTTGTCTACACACCTTTTCGTGTCAATGTGATTCTGGCAGGGAAAATATTTGCCAATATTTCGTTTGGATTAGAATCTCAATTATCGAGTGTTAGTTATTTTGATGACGATCAGATCAGTAAAACACTTATTTTTGATGATAGAGGTTTTTTGTCTAGTATTATTTATTTTAGTGCTGGTAAAAAAACAGTTCAAGAGTACTTTGATGTTAGTGGTATTTGGCAAATTCGCGTGACATATTTAACTGAATCAGAAAAAATTGTTATTAATCCTATGAGTTATCACCGATTTAAAAAAAATACATATCACAGTTTAAATGATCTGATACAAGAAATGATTAATTATCATTTTGCGAATGAGTCTGATCTCAAGCATGCAACTTTAATTATTGCAGCGAATGAAAAATATAATCAGCTATTATTGAATTTATCGTATCGTCCGAGTAATTTGGTGCTTTCTTTTTTTAAAAACAGATACGAATATAAAAAAAATGAACAGTTACTTATTGATGAATTATCACTAGCTGATATTGTGATTGCGGACACTATTGGTCAGTTAGAAGATATCAAAGAAATTGTTGTTGCAAAAAATAATAGTCATTTAGTCAATAAATTACAGCACATTACACCATACGACACAAGATTTCAATTAGGCATCAGTCAACAATATAAAGAATTGACAATCTTACTCAACACACAGGAACTGTCGAAGGAAGAAATCATTTTTGTATTGTACACGATATTATCTTGCATGGCAGATAATAATTTAATTGCATTATCTATTACTTGCTCTGAAGAAAATAATGCTGAAAAGATCGACGATTATATTAAGCAAGTTTTAGTTGAATATTATCATTTGGATAATAATGTTATTTTAAATGATTTACAAATGGATAACACAACAGATGAAAATAAACTAGGGGACAGGGATAATGCTGGCGATACCCAACAACCAGTGGGGGTTAGTTTGTATAAACGAATTAGTATGCACACTTTTCCAACAGAGAATGATATGATTCAAGCATTTGAAAATGTTCGTTTAATCATTGATATTAGTCATAGACCTAATATCTATACACAAATAGCTGGCATAAGTGCTGGTATTCCGCAAATTAATCTATCGGCATCACCATATATTATAAATCAGCAAAATGGTTTAATTATTCAAGATCTATCTGAATTAAAAAAAGCAATTGATTACTATCTCATCGGACTAAGCCATTGGAATACTGCGCTTGTGTATGCCGTTCAACAAATGAGACAGTATACAAATGGGGCAATTGTCAGAAAATGGCGGCACATATTAGGTGAAGAAAATGGCTGA
- the asp2 gene encoding accessory Sec system protein Asp2, translating to MADKIIRILQVGVTNWATQLNLADQSMDWQFVSNDNVSDYFTKLLNNEDGTPLFEAILLTDSDKLDCFEPIFKIANPYTILIDSNQIIENQQLLELLARYQAYKIDMSVKEKVVYDLAHYFFVGQYGEKLNINQVQVSPHFNGQIQYNGHVNLLLTGDFGTTLTSTLSWQYNIAAKSDHNHELWLEYDTSENVMMALSVQMIESGTSNILKQWIVKGEAMTAPLLIESHAKSAYYLAVSLQVQGDGYIKVGNLHNRLARKKFGQFILGGERLIDNKHEEIMAYFDPGDMKPPLNVYFSGYRSAEGFEGYWMMKKMGTPFLLITDPRLEGGAFYIGSKEIENNIYQIIQQKMNDLNFTTDQLVLSGLSMGTFGALYYASKLEPHAIIIGKPLVNLGNIALNEKLVRPNIFPTSLDLLLSMTGGNTVKHAEMLNQRFWQQFDQANFNQTLFAIAYMKDDDYDSTAYHDLLTSLSHSQAIIISKGIAGRHNDDSAAINNWFFSQYQRILVDEFKRK from the coding sequence ATGGCTGATAAAATCATTCGTATACTACAGGTTGGTGTGACTAATTGGGCGACACAGCTTAACTTGGCTGATCAGTCAATGGATTGGCAGTTTGTGAGTAATGATAATGTGTCTGATTATTTTACTAAGTTATTAAATAATGAAGATGGAACACCATTGTTTGAGGCGATTTTGTTGACTGATAGTGATAAATTAGATTGTTTTGAACCGATTTTTAAAATTGCAAATCCTTATACAATTTTAATAGACTCAAATCAAATCATTGAAAATCAACAACTGCTTGAGTTATTGGCACGATATCAAGCATACAAAATTGATATGAGCGTTAAGGAGAAAGTGGTTTATGATTTAGCGCACTATTTTTTTGTTGGACAATACGGCGAAAAACTTAATATTAATCAAGTTCAGGTATCACCTCATTTTAATGGTCAGATCCAGTACAATGGTCATGTGAATTTATTATTAACGGGTGATTTTGGTACAACATTAACATCCACTTTGTCATGGCAGTATAATATTGCTGCAAAATCAGATCATAATCATGAGTTGTGGCTAGAATATGACACGAGTGAGAATGTGATGATGGCGTTAAGTGTACAAATGATTGAGAGTGGTACTTCTAACATTTTAAAGCAGTGGATAGTTAAGGGAGAGGCTATGACTGCACCGCTATTAATTGAAAGTCATGCCAAATCAGCCTATTATTTGGCAGTTTCGCTACAAGTACAAGGTGATGGCTATATTAAAGTTGGCAATCTTCATAATCGGTTGGCTAGAAAAAAATTCGGACAATTTATTTTAGGTGGCGAACGATTGATTGACAATAAGCATGAAGAAATTATGGCTTATTTTGATCCTGGGGACATGAAGCCACCGCTGAACGTCTATTTTTCTGGTTATCGTTCAGCCGAAGGATTTGAAGGTTACTGGATGATGAAGAAAATGGGGACACCATTTCTATTGATAACAGATCCTCGTTTAGAAGGTGGGGCATTTTATATAGGAAGTAAAGAAATTGAAAATAATATTTATCAAATTATTCAACAAAAAATGAATGATTTAAATTTTACGACTGATCAGCTCGTTTTATCTGGCTTGTCTATGGGAACATTTGGGGCCTTATATTATGCTAGCAAGTTAGAACCGCATGCTATTATTATTGGGAAACCATTAGTGAACTTGGGCAATATTGCTTTGAACGAGAAATTAGTTAGACCAAACATTTTTCCAACATCGTTAGATTTATTACTGTCCATGACTGGTGGGAACACGGTAAAGCATGCCGAAATGTTAAATCAGCGATTTTGGCAGCAATTTGATCAGGCTAATTTCAATCAAACATTATTTGCCATTGCTTATATGAAAGATGATGATTACGATTCTACCGCATATCATGATTTGTTAACGAGTTTAAGTCATAGTCAGGCTATCATTATCAGTAAAGGCATTGCTGGACGACATAATGATGACTCAGCCGCAATTAATAATTGGTTTTTTTCTCAATATCAGAGAATATTAGTCGATGAATTCAAAAGAAAGTGA